The window CGCGCTTTGTTATGGTGTAGGAAACCTCCTCATCGTGCACCCGGCGCTCAATATCCAGGCATTTTGCCTTGAATTCGGTGACGGATATGGTATGGTTTTTCATATAATGACTATTATAAAATAATAATGGTCATTTAAAATAGATCATAATGATCTTTGTGTGCAATAAGCCCGGGGGGATGCGGTACTTATTCGAATCTTGAATCGTGGGAAAAAAGCCTTGTTAATGTTGCATCTTCCTGTTCAAAATTTTCCAGAAACGCGGCCGCACACGCGAGACCATCGTTCCGATTCATTGGGATCCGCCCATCACCGGCTCGCAACGTTATCTGATGCCTGACCTCATCATCGAGCGGGACGAGGTCAGCTGTATTGTGGATGCCAAGTATAAGGACCACTGGGAGGATCTGAATGTGGATAGCTGGATGCGACTCGAAGAGGAGATTCGCAATCGGCATCGACATGATGTGCACCAGATTTTGGCTTATGCGGTGACGCACGAGGCGGGAGTGATCGGTGCAATTAACTCTTCTGGCGAATATTTATTCGATACATCAGACAGAAAATCGATTATTTGTTGTCTCATGTACCCATGCACCCGTGAAACCTGGCTTTCGTTGGTCAGCCGCAATCGCCACATTCACGAAGCCGAATTGGGGCACTCCGGTCAAAATATCCGTTTAATGCTTACAGCCATGCCTTTTCAACTACCGGATGAGGAGCTGAAGCATTTGCTGAGGGTTTTGGGGTGATTGAGAAAAAAATTATAGGTGTAACTTTGTGATCCAGAACCTATGACTCCTGTCGGTGTTTTGTTACATTGTCCATCATGACACGTCTCGATACGCGCATAGTGACCAACTTGCTGTCTCCAGAGACAGCAAGATCGCTATGTGCAAGTTCGTCCTGCTATCCAGGGACAGCAAGGGATGCAACGTACAAGTTCGCCCTGCTGCGGGCAGGCAGTTTCTTCATACAAATAGTGTAAGCTTCCCGTTTCCTCAAGTTTATCGAGCCAGAAATTGGTGTGGCAACAAGTGCATTTGCTTAAAACAGGAACTGCCGGTTGTCGCCAATATTCTTATACTGCTCATGAAGCTGTTCCTGAAGCAACCTGACAGCAATTTGGTGCAATCTGAAGCAACATTAAATTTCATGAAGTAACACGAAGCAGCATAAAGCTGTTCCTGAAGCAACATGAAATAACTTGAAGTAACGCGAGATTAATCTGAAGCAACCAGAAGCAACCTCAAGTTCAAACTTGTGAGCAGCAAAAACGCGCCCGATTTGTTTTATGGTGATGGCGGATGGCTGCCCTGGCGTGTTTATTGGAAGGATGGACTGGAGCTGAGGTAGCGTTAATTGAGGTAACTATCACGTTTCGGTGGTTTCAGAGCAAGCGATGCGAGCCTTGTAAATGGTAAAAACAAGTTGTTATGAAAGACCTTACATCCAAAAACTGTCATAATGAAACTGACAAAAAATGAATTTATCCGACGCTTGAATCTGATATCGTCAGCAACCAGCGTAACGGGAAAGACGTACAGAGCCATTCGTGTGGAAGGCCGGTACGTCACGTTTATCCGGCGGGGAAAATTTTCCCCGGAAGAAATCCATATAGATGAATTGTATGACCTGTATGTGCATGAAGATGTAAGAAACCCAACCATTGCCAAAAAGTACATCTCGGGCCGCAGCCAGTCACCTGCCGCCGCTATCCTGGATGTTTTGGATAAGCATATCGAGCAGGAGAGCATTCAGGGACCCGGCGAAGAAGCAACTGCGGATGGAACGGATATCCCAAAACCGAAGACTCTTGCCGGGACCAAAAAAAAGAGAACTAAAGATGAGGCCCGGTTTTTCCAAGCATTTTCAGCATTGGCAGGCAAGGAATTCATCGTTTCAAAAAGTATTGGCAAACCAATAACCCAATCAGATGTATTTCTGTCTGATAACTATCTGGACTACGACTTTGATCATCACGTTATCGACTGCTACAAGAGTATATTGCAAGCCCTGAACTCTGACGGATCTTTTTCGTCAGCAAGCTTGTCCCGCTATGTTGACGGACTTGTCATCGGTCATCCGGTTTTGGGAACAAGAATAGTGGAATTTGATGAGGAACAGCACTTTACCCCTGCCCGAAAAGACACCCTGAAGTTTTTGAAAACGATTCTTCCAGACATCTATGTATCGGAGTACCTTAACATATGCAATGATCCGGATTATCTGAATGATGCCGTCCTGAAAAAGAACCGAATTAAAAATCGATTGTCCATCCTGCCGGATACCCATAACGAGTTCATCCAGTGGCTTCAGGAATCCGACGAAAGAATATCCGGTTATATTGAACCCAAAAAAGGATTTGATTATCCGGGAGGCCGAATTGCCCAAAGAGCATATTACGACTCTCTCAGGGATACAGCTCACTTGTCCCCAAAAAACAAATCATTTCAAGCTCCTCTGAGATTCGCCAAAAAACAATTTGAGGACGTATATAACCAAAACTTCAAAGATCTATCTATCGATCAGCTCAGGTATGTCCTTATGAATCAGCTGAATGCGAGATATGAACTGAAGCTGTTTTAGTAACAGCCATCTGGTATTGTTTACCTGTCTGTTCATCGGTATTGTTGACAAGGTAATTTTTATGGCGGCAGCACGGTATTGAGAGTAAGTTGTACTATGAGTCAATGCTGCTCTGTTACCCGATCCCGTCGTTCAAGCTGGGCAGCTTTCCGATACGGATCATGTATCTGACATGTGATTTCAAAGCGGCGGCCAGTGATTCATGTTCCTGATAGGTGATATCAAACTCCCGGGCCGTCTCCCTGACGATTTCGGAAACCTCCGGATGGTGAACGTGGCATATTCCAGGGAAAAGGTGATGTTCCACCTGGAAATTCAATCCGCCAAGATACCAGGAAAGCCATCTGTTTTTTGGAGCGAAATTAACGGTGGTCTCCATCTGATGGATGGCCCAGGCATTCTGGATCTTGCCTTCATCATCCGGAACCGGAAACTCGGTCTCATCCACCGAATGGGCCAGCTGGAAAACGGTGGTGAGAATGATCCCGGCGACAAAGTGCATCAACAGAAAACCGAATATTACATGGGAAAAGGGGATGCCGATCAGAGTGGGAACTCCAAGAAGCACAATGAAATAGGCTGCCTTCATCGTGACGATTCCGAGCAGCAGCTTTATATTTTGGAAGCGTGTATTCGGATTCACTCCATCTCTGGTATACAGGACAAACTGTGCGAAATCCTTCAGGGTGACCCAGTAAAGGGTCAGGAGGCCGTAGAAAAAGAACGCATACACCGGCTGCAGTTTATGGTACCATTTCAAGGGTGTGTGCGGTGAAAAACGGAGTACCGTTTTGTCGGCAATGTCATCATCCATGTGGGTGATGTTGGTGTAGGTATGGTGCAGAATGTTGTGTTGCAGCCGCCAGTTGTGCTTTGATCCCCCCACCAGATTGAGCGTAAAACCCAGCATTTTGTTAACAACGCTGCTGGAGGAATACGCGCCGTGGATGGCATCGTGCATGATGGTCATACCCACACCGGCCATGCCTGTGCCCATGACAAGCCACAGCACCAGCGACGGCAGCAAGGGCGGTTGGAAGTAGAGGAGGTAGATGAAGGGGACGGTGTAGACGGCCAGTATGACAATGGTCTTCACCACCATCTGGGCATTGGCATGTCTGGAAATGCCGCGATCTTTGAAATGCCGGTCAACTCTCTTTTTCAGCGTTTTGAAAAAGATATTTTTGTCTTTTCCTGCAAATGTGACTCTTGGTCTTTGTTTCATGGTTTTGAGGTACTCCATCCGGATGTGTAACATGAAAGCCTGGAAACACCGGATGTCAGATGAGCATGGTCATGATGCGCACTTTTACTTACCGGGCTTTATCCAAAATTCATTCAAAAATAAAGATAATGTTTCCTGATCTGTAAGTTGTTACAAATGTATCAGGAAAATGTTATATGTTTTACGGTTTCTCAGCATCATAACTATCTTTTCCCATGTTACGTTCATTTACTCATATGTTTAAATCGTCATAAGCATTTCTGGATATCCTATTGCTGAAAATCTGTAACATGTGTAAGGGTGAAAATCTGTAACCTGTGTAACAAAAATGCAGAGAATTGTAACACTACTTTGCCGGGGTTTGTCCATATTCTGTTTTTATCGACAGTTATTTTCCGATTGTTTTCCAAATTATAGTCAGGTAACCGACGCCAATCCATGCTTTTACGGACAGGACCTCAAAGTAATTGAAAACATATGAATCTGCTCCTGTTTGAACTTGAACCGTCAAAAGCACTTCATGTCGTTCATAAATACATTTCAGGTTTCTGATCCGATAGTAATGAAACGCTGACGGAAAGTTGACGGGATACTGATTTTCGGGAATACTCGCGGTACGGCATGACGTAATAAATCAAAAACGGTAAGCAGATGAAACTGGCATACATCGGAACATATCCCCCAAGAGAGTGCGGTATTGGTACCTTTACCCAAAACCTTTTCAATTCCACGGTTACAAATTATGAATCAGAGACGCTCAATAAAGGGTTGGTGATTGCCCTGAACGACCATGAGCAAACATATACTTATCCCGAAGAAGTCAAACTGACCATTCGACAGGAGCATCAACGCGATTATCTGAAGGCGGCAAAGTTTATAAACATCAGCGGGGCGGATCTCTGTGTTCTTGAACATGAATTCGGAATCTATGGCGGACAAAATGGAGCTTATATCCTTCCCTTGCTTTACCGGCTGGAAATCCCCCTTGTCGTAACGCTTCATACCATCCTGAAAACGCCCTCTTACAACGAAAAGGCGGTATTGCAGGAAATATGCAAAATGGCGCACAAAGTAGTTGTAATGAGCCACAAAGCCATTGAGTTTCTTACAACGATATACGACGTGGATGAAGAAAAAATCGAGTATATCGAACACGGGGTGCCGGACATTCAGTTCGACCAGCTCCAGAGCAAGAAAGAGTTCAAGCTCGACAATAAAAAGTTTCTCCTGACTTTCGGTTTCATAGGCCGGAATAAAGGGATTGAAACCGTAATAAATGCGTTGCCCAAGGTTGTTGAAAAGCATCCGGAAGTATTATACTTGGTATTAGGCAAAACGCATCCGAATGTCCTTCGCCAATCCGGTGAAGAATACCGAAATTACCTGCAGCGTTTGGTGAAGAGCCTCAGACTGGATGGCCATGTTCTGTTTCTGAATGAATTTGTCAACGAGGAGGAGCTGTTCAAATATCTTTCCGCATCCGACATCTATATTACTCCCTACCTGAATGAAGCTCAGATTACCAGCGGAACACTTGCCTATGCCATAGGAGTCGGATCGGCTGTCATTTCAACGCCGTACTGGCATGCCGCGGAATTACTGGCGGATGGAAGAGGAAAGCTCTTCGACTTTGGTAATTCTGATGAGCTCTCAAATATTTTTATGGATCTGCTGGATAATCCGAAAGCACGAATGGATCTGCGTGAAAAGGCCCATGATTATGGCAGAACCATTACATGGCCAAAATCGGGTGCAAAATATGTTGCACTTGCAGAAAGAATTCTTGAAGGCAAGCCAAAAGCTTTGCCCCTAAAAGAGGCCGCTATTGACCCGCTTGTGCTTCCTCCATTTTCACTGGCTCACATCAAGCGGTTAACCGACGATACGGGAATCATTCAGCATGCAAAGTTTGGTATCCCCAACCTGAAAGAAGGCTACTGCCTGGATGATAATGCACGAGCTTTAGTAATGGCTCTTATGGCATATCGGCAAAAAAAGGATACGCTTGCTCTGGAATTGGCCCCCATATACATGAGCTATATCCACTATATGCAAAACAAAGACGGGACGTTCAGGAATTTCCTCAGTTTCAGCCGTAGTTTTCTGGATGAAACAGGTTCTGAAGATTCCTTCGGAAGAGCCATCTGGGCACTCGGATTTCTGCTTGCCCAAGCTCCCAGCGATGCGTATTACCAAACCGGGAAACTGGTGTTTTTTGATGCTTCCCCAAATTTCGAAAAACTGCAATCTATCAGAGCCATTGCCAATACAATGATAGGTATCAGCTATTATCTGAAGAGCAATCCCGGTGATGACGCAATGACCGAGCGATTGCGCAATCTTGCCGGAAAATTAATCCATCACTATAAAGAAGTCAGAACGCCCGACTGGAGATGGTTTGAGAGCTTGCTGGCATACGATAATGGAATGCTGCCACTTGCTCTTTTACATTCGGCAGAAATACTTCACGACGACAGGGTATACGAGGTGGCAATGGAATCCATGAACTTCCTTACAGAAAAAAGCCTCAAGGATGGATATTTGTCGATTATTGGTAATGAAAACTGGTTTAAAAAAGAGGGTAAACGTTCGATGTACGCCCAACAGCCTGTAGATGCCCTTGCAATGGTTTTAATGTATCATCAGGCATTTCATGTAACGAATGACAAAGATTACCTGAAAAAATTATTCACCTGTTTCATGTGGTTCCTTGGTGAAAATGATATACGGCTGAGCTTATTTGATTTTGAAACCAAAGGCTGCTGCGATGGTATTGAGAGATATGGGATTAACAGAAACCAGGGTGCCGAAAGTTCACTGGCATATTTGATTTCGCACTTGACCGTCCTGCAGGCATTTGAGGAATTTGAAAGTTGAAAGTTGAAAGTTGAAAGTTGAAAGTTGAAAGTTGAAGGTTGAAAGTTGAAAGTTGAAGGTTTGTAAAGTTGAAAGTTGGTTATTTTAACCTTTCAGGATTGTCAAATAATCGAAAACATGTCTATTAAACGGTATCATAATAACCCGATCCTCACAAAGGATGATGTGCCTTATCCGGTGACTACCGTGCATAATGCAGGGGTAGTAAAATGCAACGGTAAATACATCATGATTTTCCGTGCCCACAGGCGAAACGGAAGAAGCATTTTGGGTAAAGCGGTCAGTGATGACGGGTTTCATTTTGAAGTGGATGAGGAACCCTTCATGGTTCCTGCCGTCGAAGGAATATTCAAGGAATACGAGGAGTACGGGGTGGAGGATCCCCGGATCGTTTTTCTGGAGGATGAGTACCTGATAACGTACAGTGCTTATTCCCGGCATGGTGTGCGTATAGGTCTTGCAAAAACCAGAGATTTTGATACGGTTGAACGCTTTTCACTGATAACAGAAGCTGATTACCGTAATGTTGTGATCTTTCCGGAAAAGTTTAACGGATTGTATGCCAGGCTAGACCGGCCGCATTCTGAAATATCGCCCTGGTCCATCTGGATTTCATGGTCACCTGACCTGAAATATTGGGGTGAATCCAAAATTGTCATGAAGCCCTTGCAGTACCACTGGGACGAAATGAAAATTGGGCCCGGGGCCCCTCCGATCAAAACTCCCCGGGGCTGGTTGCACATTTATCACGGCGTATTTCCTACCATGGATGGATGCGTTTACAGATTGGGCGTTGTTTTGCATCATCTCGAAGATCCTTCTCAAATTATTGCTATAGGTGATGAGTGGATTCTGCAACCGGAGGAAACATATGAAATTACCGGTTATGTGCATAATGTGGTGTTCTCCTGTGGGGTGGTCCCGGAAGATGACGGAAGTATAAAAATCTACTGGGGTGGCGCCGACAGTGTGATGTGCGTGGGAACAGCAGATATCGAAGAACTGGTTGATCACTGTCTGGATAACCCGAGGTAGGTTGGAAGTTTTTAAAGTTGAAAGTTGAAGGTTGAAAGTTGAAGGTTTTTAGAGTTTTTTTATGAGGCCTGATAGTAGTTTGGATATTTCTATTGTCACTTCTTGCAGCTTTTTGAAATCATTATCTGAAATACTTCCCATGTCTTTTGCGAGGTAGAGCATGGACCTGACTTCCGCACTGGAGCCTTTTGCGACAAATAAAAAATATCTGAATTCATTATTCGTCTGACGTTCAAATCCTTCTGCAATATTATTCATAATAGAAACGGATGCTCTTTCTATCTGATTCCGAAATCCAAAATCATTGCTTCTTTCAAACAGTTTGTAAATCAAAAGACTTAACTCCCTTGATTTCTGCCATGATTTAATCTCCTCAAAACGGTCTATCCTCATCTCCACCCCTCTCCTTTAGGTCTGACAACTTTACAAACCTTGAACTCTAAGAACTTTCAACTTTCAACAATTACCCGCCCTACCCTAAGAGCTCTTAACCCTGCAAACCTTACACTTTAAGAACTTTCAACTTTCAACCTTCAACTTTCAACTTTCAACCTTCAACTTTCAACTTTCAACCTTCAACTTTCAACTTTCAACCTTCAACTTTCAACCAATGAACATAGCCATACTGTCACCCGTCGCCTGGCGAACTCCTCCCCGTAAGTACGGGCCGTGGGAACAGGTGGCTTCCAATATTGCCGAAGGGCTGATTGAACTGGGAGAGGATGTCACGTTGTTTGCCACTGCTGATTCAATCACAAAAGGCAAGCTGGAGTCTGTTTGTGAATACGGCTATGCGGAACACCCTGAAATGGATCCGAAAGTGTCCGAGTGCCTCCATATAAGTCATCTGATGGAGCAGGCTGACAAGTTCGATATCATCCACAATCATTTCGATTTTCTTCCGCTCACCTGGTCGCGTCTGATCCGCACACCGATGGTTACCACCATTCATGGATTTTCTTCCCCGAAAATCCTGCCCGTCTATAAAAAGTATGATAACACCTGTCATTATGTTTCAATCAGTGATTCTGACCGCAGCCCGGATCTTGATTATATTGCCACCGTCTATAATGGAATTAATCCCAGTGAATTTTCATTCCAACCCAGACCAAAAGATTATCTGCTTTTTTTCGGAAGGATCCATCCTGACAAGGGGACTTCTGAAGCTATTCAGATCGCAAAAGAGTCCGGGCGAAAGTTGATCATTTCTGGTATTATCCAGGATCAGGAATACTTTGACCGTGAGATTCAGCCATTCATCAATGATGATGATATCATTTATGTGGGTAATTCGGGACCAAAGGAGAGAGACCAGCTCATTGGGGAAGCGTATGCGCTGCTGCATCCGATCCGTTTCAGGGAACCTTTCGGGCTGAGTGTTGCGGAATCCATGTTGTGCGGTACGCCCGTTATTGCATTCAACAAAGGCTCCATGCCGGAACTGATCCGTGATGGAGAGACCGGTTTTTTAGTACATGATATTGACGAAGCAGTAGCCGCAATAAAAAAAATACCCTTGATTAATCGGAAGTTTTGCCGGGAATATGCGACTTCAAAATTCAGCCAATCAAAAATGGTTGAAGGGTATATGGAGGTTTACAGAAAAGCTTTGGATAGGAAGTCATGACAGGACAAGTCGTAGCAGGACAGGTTGCGGCAGGACAGATTGTAGCAGGACAGATTGTAGCAGAACAGATTGTGGCAGGACAAGTTGTAGCAGGACAGATTGTGGCAGGACAAGTCGTGACAGGAGAAGTCGTAACAGGATAGGTTGTGGCTGCACGGGGTCCAGCAGCACAAGGCGTCTAATTCGGTTTTTTTAGCTCGGTCAATAGTTCCGACAGATCAACCGTAGCATAGGTGGATGCATAATCAGACATGGCATAAGGAATAATGAGATATCCGTTGTGAATTATGGATCCGCAAGAGTAAACAACATTGGGCACATATCCTTCTCGTTCATCCGCGTTGGGTGTCAGTAATGGAGTCTTCAGTCTGCCTATTTCCTTTTCAGGATTATCCAGTTCATATAATGATGCACCCAATGCATACTCCCTCATGGGTCCAACCCCGTGCGTGATTACCAGCCATCCTTCTTCTGTCTCAATGGGCGAACCACAATTCCCAATCTGTAGCAGCTCCCAGGGGTACTCCGGCTTCTGAATCAGTGTAGCTTCGTTCCAGATATTGATATTATCTGAGTAAGATATGTAATTATTTACGCCATCGGTCCTGCAGAGCATGGCATATTTTCCATTTATTTTTCTCGGGAATAATGCCATGCCTTTGTTATGCACAAGTTCACCATGGACAGGCATCCCTTTGAAATGATAAAAGTCTTTGGTTTCAAGCAGCTTCGATAATATGGTTTTGCCGTCATAAGCAGTATATGTCGCATAGTATGTTACTTCACCGTTATCATCAGTAAATTTGACAAAACGGGCATCCTCAATACCACTTTTTTCACTTTTGCCAATAGGGAAAATAACTCTTTCGGACAGTGCTGAATCAAGTGAAAAGTCAATTTCATAATGTGATCGGGCCAGCCACATCATTTGATTGATAATCAATTCCTTGCTGGATGAAAGCTGGTGCACTCTTCTTGTTTCTTCTACGGCTGTTTTTAAATCACCATAAGTAAAAAGGTCGCTCAGATTTTCCAGTACAAATACGGAAGAAATGTCATTTTCGATATCATACATTTCCTTTAGTTCATTTATAAAAGTTTTTTTCTTGTATTTATGCCTTTTGATTCGTTCTGCTTCTGCCAGCATATTCCCGACTGGTTCGACTCTCATATTGCCATTCCTGTCTATAACAGCGGAACGAAAGACAATAGATGATATGTGCCCTTCACCAGTCGCCCTGAAACTTAAAATCACTCTTTTTTCACCCGGTGCCAATTTCGATTGATAGGGATCTTCTACAATAGACGGATTGAAAAAAGCAGCTGATTCTATAGAATATTCCTTTGTAAAACAGGAACCTATCAGTGCCTTTCGCGATGAGCCAATCTTTTCCTTCTCTACTCCCAATTCATCAAATAAGTTCGACAATTTGTTGAAATGTATTCCTAAAGTTCTTGAAATATTTCTGTGACGCTTGGAAAACTCTCTTAGCACCTGATTTAATTCAACGCCGATCTCACTGTCCGACATTGCCAATATCTTCCGGATAATATTTTTGCTTCTTTCATCGGAAGTATAAAGAAAGCGAGCTATGACCCTTCTGGGATCTGGGAGAAAAGTGCTCTTTTTTCTGGTTATAGTAAGCTGCATATGTGACATTTATTAAATAAAAATATATTAGTAAATGTACCCATTATCTGTTTCAAATTTTTATAAATTGAGGCAATGTATGTGGAAAGTTTTATCAGGTTTCGCGTTACTCTAGCCTGACCTAATGAATGTATATCATTTTGGACCTTGCTGGCATCGGTCACGTGATAAAGAACCTGCAGTTGCCCGGATTTTGAATGATGCCGCCGGTGTCTTCCAACCGGATGAAAAAACTGGTTGCCGATGCGGAAGGAGACTTGTTTGCGGCGGAAGGGTGGGACCGGACCGGAGGTAATTTGAATGTAACCCTGTTTCCGTGACAGGTCTGTAAAGAGATATCAATCTCTTATCTTGCTCTGAGAGAATGTTTTTTATATTCTGGAAGCACGAGTGGTACAGTATCAGCGAGCCAGACAGGCATTTCTTACGAGCGTTTCTCAACACAAAGAACCGTCAGTTACGACTAAAGGAACTTGATTATGGAATATTTGATGATAGTTTTAAAACTAATCGTTGGTTTGAGTATTCTCAACGTTTGGCTTGTCCGTTCAAAAAAATCCACATCGTGGAGAGGCGGTGATGCAAATAATATCGAGGAGGAGTTCAAAGCCTATGGACTCCCGGTATGGTTTATGTGGGTGGTTGGTTCAATAAAGGTCGTTCTTGCTCTTCTGCTCCTGATTTCTATCTATTATTCACAATTTGAAGCCATTGCAGCTTATGGAATCGCCATTTTAATGCTGGGAGCGGTCTCTATGCATATAAAAATCGGCGATCCTCTTAAGAAGTCATTTCCGGCTTTTACTTTTCTGGTTATTTCACTCGTTATTGCACTTCTCTGAAGTCTCGTTTGAAAAATCTGATGTCTCATTTCAGAAGTTCGTAAAACGCGATCGTCAACCAGGCGTTAATCAGCATAAAAAAAAGAGCGGGTGCAGATTGAACAAAACTGTCTTTTATTTTTATGCGAACGATGAAGCCCAGAAACATCATGGCAGTGAATCCTGCAGATGCCAGCAGACCAATGAGTGGGTAAACGAAACCGGTCAGGAGGCCGGCTGACCCTGCTATTTGCAAACCTCCTGTCAGTTTGCGCTGCGTATCAGTCAGGCCGAATCGATTGAATTCCTCTATCATCCTGCGGGAATGTAAGGCCTGAAACCCGTAGAGTAGAAAAAAAACAGCGTTTAATATTACTAAAAATTGAATCGTTGCAGTCAAGGGCCTGTAAATTGATGTTCCTGAAAATTGATGTTTTGGATAATCATCTTGGTGTTCTTCAATGCAATTACAATCTTCAAAAAGAAAACAGATAAACCAATAAACCAAATATTACACCATCTTCGCCCTCGGGACCGGGTTTGTTGATGCTTTATTGGCACTCCCGCACCAACTGTTTTTACAATGTCATCTCTTTCGGATTCGGCCCGTATTGGTTCTGACCCGGCGTGCTGTCTTGCACCATGAAAATAATCAGTACGATGGCGCCAATGAGCGGAATCAGGGAGATAAACAGCCACCATCCGCTGAAGACCGCATATTTCCTCAAAACCTCCAGGTACCAATTCATACTCCCTCCTCTTGTT of the Natronogracilivirga saccharolytica genome contains:
- a CDS encoding glycoside hydrolase family 130 protein; its protein translation is MQLTITRKKSTFLPDPRRVIARFLYTSDERSKNIIRKILAMSDSEIGVELNQVLREFSKRHRNISRTLGIHFNKLSNLFDELGVEKEKIGSSRKALIGSCFTKEYSIESAAFFNPSIVEDPYQSKLAPGEKRVILSFRATGEGHISSIVFRSAVIDRNGNMRVEPVGNMLAEAERIKRHKYKKKTFINELKEMYDIENDISSVFVLENLSDLFTYGDLKTAVEETRRVHQLSSSKELIINQMMWLARSHYEIDFSLDSALSERVIFPIGKSEKSGIEDARFVKFTDDNGEVTYYATYTAYDGKTILSKLLETKDFYHFKGMPVHGELVHNKGMALFPRKINGKYAMLCRTDGVNNYISYSDNINIWNEATLIQKPEYPWELLQIGNCGSPIETEEGWLVITHGVGPMREYALGASLYELDNPEKEIGRLKTPLLTPNADEREGYVPNVVYSCGSIIHNGYLIIPYAMSDYASTYATVDLSELLTELKKPN
- a CDS encoding DoxX family protein, with product MEYLMIVLKLIVGLSILNVWLVRSKKSTSWRGGDANNIEEEFKAYGLPVWFMWVVGSIKVVLALLLLISIYYSQFEAIAAYGIAILMLGAVSMHIKIGDPLKKSFPAFTFLVISLVIALL
- a CDS encoding glycoside hydrolase family 130 protein, with translation MSIKRYHNNPILTKDDVPYPVTTVHNAGVVKCNGKYIMIFRAHRRNGRSILGKAVSDDGFHFEVDEEPFMVPAVEGIFKEYEEYGVEDPRIVFLEDEYLITYSAYSRHGVRIGLAKTRDFDTVERFSLITEADYRNVVIFPEKFNGLYARLDRPHSEISPWSIWISWSPDLKYWGESKIVMKPLQYHWDEMKIGPGAPPIKTPRGWLHIYHGVFPTMDGCVYRLGVVLHHLEDPSQIIAIGDEWILQPEETYEITGYVHNVVFSCGVVPEDDGSIKIYWGGADSVMCVGTADIEELVDHCLDNPR
- a CDS encoding glycosyltransferase family 4 protein, producing the protein MNIAILSPVAWRTPPRKYGPWEQVASNIAEGLIELGEDVTLFATADSITKGKLESVCEYGYAEHPEMDPKVSECLHISHLMEQADKFDIIHNHFDFLPLTWSRLIRTPMVTTIHGFSSPKILPVYKKYDNTCHYVSISDSDRSPDLDYIATVYNGINPSEFSFQPRPKDYLLFFGRIHPDKGTSEAIQIAKESGRKLIISGIIQDQEYFDREIQPFINDDDIIYVGNSGPKERDQLIGEAYALLHPIRFREPFGLSVAESMLCGTPVIAFNKGSMPELIRDGETGFLVHDIDEAVAAIKKIPLINRKFCREYATSKFSQSKMVEGYMEVYRKALDRKS
- a CDS encoding glycosyltransferase family 4 protein, which translates into the protein MKLAYIGTYPPRECGIGTFTQNLFNSTVTNYESETLNKGLVIALNDHEQTYTYPEEVKLTIRQEHQRDYLKAAKFINISGADLCVLEHEFGIYGGQNGAYILPLLYRLEIPLVVTLHTILKTPSYNEKAVLQEICKMAHKVVVMSHKAIEFLTTIYDVDEEKIEYIEHGVPDIQFDQLQSKKEFKLDNKKFLLTFGFIGRNKGIETVINALPKVVEKHPEVLYLVLGKTHPNVLRQSGEEYRNYLQRLVKSLRLDGHVLFLNEFVNEEELFKYLSASDIYITPYLNEAQITSGTLAYAIGVGSAVISTPYWHAAELLADGRGKLFDFGNSDELSNIFMDLLDNPKARMDLREKAHDYGRTITWPKSGAKYVALAERILEGKPKALPLKEAAIDPLVLPPFSLAHIKRLTDDTGIIQHAKFGIPNLKEGYCLDDNARALVMALMAYRQKKDTLALELAPIYMSYIHYMQNKDGTFRNFLSFSRSFLDETGSEDSFGRAIWALGFLLAQAPSDAYYQTGKLVFFDASPNFEKLQSIRAIANTMIGISYYLKSNPGDDAMTERLRNLAGKLIHHYKEVRTPDWRWFESLLAYDNGMLPLALLHSAEILHDDRVYEVAMESMNFLTEKSLKDGYLSIIGNENWFKKEGKRSMYAQQPVDALAMVLMYHQAFHVTNDKDYLKKLFTCFMWFLGENDIRLSLFDFETKGCCDGIERYGINRNQGAESSLAYLISHLTVLQAFEEFES
- a CDS encoding fatty acid desaturase family protein, whose protein sequence is MEYLKTMKQRPRVTFAGKDKNIFFKTLKKRVDRHFKDRGISRHANAQMVVKTIVILAVYTVPFIYLLYFQPPLLPSLVLWLVMGTGMAGVGMTIMHDAIHGAYSSSSVVNKMLGFTLNLVGGSKHNWRLQHNILHHTYTNITHMDDDIADKTVLRFSPHTPLKWYHKLQPVYAFFFYGLLTLYWVTLKDFAQFVLYTRDGVNPNTRFQNIKLLLGIVTMKAAYFIVLLGVPTLIGIPFSHVIFGFLLMHFVAGIILTTVFQLAHSVDETEFPVPDDEGKIQNAWAIHQMETTVNFAPKNRWLSWYLGGLNFQVEHHLFPGICHVHHPEVSEIVRETAREFDITYQEHESLAAALKSHVRYMIRIGKLPSLNDGIG
- a CDS encoding four helix bundle protein; translation: MRIDRFEEIKSWQKSRELSLLIYKLFERSNDFGFRNQIERASVSIMNNIAEGFERQTNNEFRYFLFVAKGSSAEVRSMLYLAKDMGSISDNDFKKLQEVTIEISKLLSGLIKKL
- a CDS encoding DoxX family protein, whose translation is MVYWFICFLFEDCNCIEEHQDDYPKHQFSGTSIYRPLTATIQFLVILNAVFFLLYGFQALHSRRMIEEFNRFGLTDTQRKLTGGLQIAGSAGLLTGFVYPLIGLLASAGFTAMMFLGFIVRIKIKDSFVQSAPALFFMLINAWLTIAFYELLK